GCCGGCTGTGAAGATGAATCCGAAACGGCGAGAGCCGCTGACACCGCCCGCCACGACGAACAGCGCCTGTCCGCTCCATGCGTCCGGCCAGGGTGAGCCCGGAAGCGACGGCACGCGCGCGCCCCTTCCCGAGATTATCGAAGAACCTGTGGTCACCGCTGCGGATTTCGTGCGCGGCTTTTCCGAATGCCGCGACCTGGCCACCAAGGTGCCGGTCTACGTCACCCATCATGGCCGCCCTACCCATGTCCTGCTGAGCGTCGACGCATTCCGCACGCTCAGGGAGACCTCTGCCCATTCCGGTCAGAAAAGCACCAACGAACGGCTCTATGCCCTGGCCGACTGGGTCGATCAGGCGGTCATCATCTGCGATCAGGATATGCGCGTGGTTTTCGTCAACCGGGTCGCGCGTGCCATTTCCAGGCGGGTGAACGGCGACATGGCGGGCCATTTGCTGACCGTCGCGCTGCCCGAAATCACGGGCAGCCTGATGGAGGTGCACATCCGCCGCACCATCACCGGCGGAGAACCGAGCGCAGCGGATATCCCGTCGCCCTTCGCCGACGGCGCCTGGCTGCGCCTGCAAAGCTTCCCGCTGGGCCACTCCACGGTCGTGATGTTTCGCGACATTACCGAAGACGTCCAGCGCCATCGCATGGCAGATGCCAAGGCGGCCCTGATCGACGCCATGACGGCGC
The sequence above is drawn from the Sphingobium sp. AP49 genome and encodes:
- a CDS encoding PAS domain-containing protein, producing MNPKRREPLTPPATTNSACPLHASGQGEPGSDGTRAPLPEIIEEPVVTAADFVRGFSECRDLATKVPVYVTHHGRPTHVLLSVDAFRTLRETSAHSGQKSTNERLYALADWVDQAVIICDQDMRVVFVNRVARAISRRVNGDMAGHLLTVALPEITGSLMEVHIRRTITGGEPSAADIPSPFADGAWLRLQSFPLGHSTVVMFRDITEDVQRHRMADAKAALIDAMTAQGDIGYVRLSPRGAIEKIGAAFSDIVCLPGERLTGILMADLIITGQRAAFRESLEQAMQGQGAQCINASFLNNRGEIVPAKISIVPLQGAYGMEGAVILTTLLDSPGTSALGAA